DNA sequence from the Euwallacea fornicatus isolate EFF26 chromosome 27, ASM4011564v1, whole genome shotgun sequence genome:
TAATAGGGCATTCACAAATCTAAGAGTGATgaggaaaattgaaagaatttttctaatttctttcgTTGGTTAGTCCGTAGTATTATACAGCTCCGAACTAATCCCAACACATAGTGTTATTGGTGCCATAATTACCTTACAAAACCATTGTTCGCCGCCTTTGATGTATGAAAGTTCGAATACATTTTCAAACTTCCCATTTTTCAATACCGCTTTGATGTTCAATAATCGGTCGTTCTCGGTCTcctgtaaaaatatatataggttaataatagtaaatattgcgtgaaaatatataattattaaactcaacttgcattaaaaaataatgtgtttattaatataaaactaaAACCGTCACTTTCTTCAAGACTGCCATCGCGAAAAAAATAGCATTAATTTCAGAATCTTAAATTCTACAACTattacaaaaaactgtttgatctaaatttttaacaaaactgttaaaaatttacaaatcttACTAGTCAGACAAAAGCAGTAGAATGTATATAGAAGTTGTACTGAATGCAATACAACCTTAAAGTAAGCAACAACCCAGATCAATACACGCATTTAAAAACACTTTCACTTTCTACAATGTTTCACCTCACTAATAACCAAACgcgaagataaaaaaaatattattgcaatATATGTTATACAGGGGGTGCATCCAGGTCATAAGGATTGTTTTATACGCGTTAATTTAGGAGAaaagttcaaatatttttttctaaatcgtCTATCCCTTTCTAAACGTCAAATGGTCGCAACTTCTTAAGCGGCGTTTTAGATAATAAACTTTTGTCGTAAATTAACGTATAGAACACACTTCTGACACAGTGGTCCGGGCTTTtgtagcaccctgtataaatgaagcTTGTCCAATAAGAGTCATGATGTGGAATTCGGTGTTACTTCTTAATCTCCATAACCGCTAGTGGAAAATTCCGTACATTTTTATCAGATTAAACTGCATATAaccaagcaatttttttttctaatgaataTGATTATTCCCTATAGGAAAGATTTACGCTCTGACCGCAGTTCTCCTCGGGGAATAGTGGCAATAGAAGCGAATAAAATACTATACTTTGTCCACAGTCATTATTCGTCACTTTAAGTCACAATAAGAtctattaaaatgtaaataaaacttgcttgtaaaaaattattgaatttttttttaattcacgtTTGCCTAATCATTGCTGTGCTAAGATGGTCGAGTAGATTATCATGGTAACACATGTAACTTAAACAGCTAGAGGGAATAAACATTTTGTACCACGCAGATACCTCATTATTCCATCTATATGcataaattctatttaaatttagtcAGTACGTTGGATATTTGTTGACATAGAGCAATCTCGAGCAAAAGACATCATACAGACGACCGTAAGGTTCATATACAATAGATTAATTTCCAACACCAGTAATTTGTcgaactgaaattttaaaaatgtaattaatctTTGATATGGTTTGGGTTCATGACGAAAATAGAGcactttttaagtttttttcaagaCTTGTGATCGTCGCTGGTATTTTAAGATATTCAAGCAAATTGGATACCATCTCCACGGCTAATAATAGCGAATTTAACcgtttaaacaattattgtttatgcAGATTTTTGCGCTTGGTGGTTGATTAAAACTGAAGGTTTTATGAATAACAACTTGGTCGCATCAAGCACTTTTaatggttttaattaaaaatatacaaatacaCAAATTAGATTTCACTTCAGTTGTCCCTTCTAATCTTATGAATGGTTTTTATGAAATGTACCGTTTACATTAACATATTAGAAACCAGTGGCATTACAGTGAACTATAATAGCGTGCCAAACCCATGCATGAGGGATGAAGAAATATGGTGTCCgtggtgatttatttttttttaatattatatttttcacttttgtatttagtattttacttgaatgaaaataatcaCACTTGAATGAACTTATCAACGCGAAATGTGGTCGTACCAACATCGTCTTAATGGTTGAATGGGCTTATCGCCCATTTGTAACACACTACCGACAATACATTTTCCATCTATTTTGTCTATATGTACACATATCTCATTTAAACGCAATCacatgaaaatttgttgaatCAGCCCTGTGCTGCATAAAATCAAGAGAATATTTCCTCCGAAactcgatcttattaattttgaagattcatattttctataaaccAACAGAATCTagcttttaattaaacatgCGGACATcgcaaatgtgttaaaattacataattttgtttttttttttaatgaatcacCATgaatgtttttgcaaaaattaatatgcaaATGATCACATTGTtgaaatcagcaaaaaaagagattttttttgctatgAAAAGGTCCAtacaaaaaacgaaatttatttactttagttTGCTACCAAACTAAAATAAGCAACAAAATTATGAATTCAGATCTCTATTGGCTTTTTAGTATGACCAGATCAAAGTGTCGAGGTAGACTGAGCTTTCTATCATAAATATATGTTTGGTGTTATAATGGGGCAAAAACACCTCAAAACGTCAAGCTAGCAAATATTCCGATTCCGATAACACTTGTAGATTTATTATCGATATTTCGACGACAGTTGAACGTGGTAACTGAATTACGCTCAACATACTTACCACCGATACAGTGTTTCTAACTGTAGTACTTCTGCTTTTAAAGTAAGTAGACTGCGCAATCTTAATAAACTTTAGTTGCCTCTTGGTAGGCAGGACTGTTAAATATATGATAGATATATTTGGTTGGTATCTCGATTATTGTGGATATTTATGAATGACGTGtctgtaaaaaataatcatcctCGCATTGCAATGACGATCTACAACGTAAAAATTGCATCCCCTGATAACTTCATCCCTCGACGTGGTAGCTcaaattcgcattttttaaaattgtcttAAACCCATATAAAAAAGCGTTTAGTTGTTCAAGGAAGACATTTTAAACAAGTACTGTGTGTAGACCTATTTACAGTTTATTGATTTATGGTCAATTTTAGTATTTccaatttccatgaaatttttcaattgaagtATCGTTTACACAAAGGTCTGATCGTATGGataaatttgtattacatGGCAGTTAACTTCGATTGTTTTATAAATATGCACAACTGTAGATATGCCAAGTTTATTTGCCTGTTCCCTACTGTAGATTTAAAATAGAGCTTAAATCAATGAAGAATGTAGGCAGTAAAAACcagtaataaaattcaattttaatacttaCCTATGAACTAAAATAGAAAGGTAAAACAACGAATATTATatcataaaaaatgaaatattacataCCTTTTTATTTAACGAATTAAAATCAAGCACTTCATCTTCCGTTCCAGGTGCGGCTGGTTCCATCTTTTCAACAGTAAGTTAGAAACTACTCTAGAAAATACGAATTATCTGTaaagaaaacttaaattaatgaaGAGCTCACGTCTCAATCGACTATAACAATACCTACACTTTTAAATATAGGTATATCGCAACTTACCGTATGTTTCATTTTTGGGAAATTACAGTACTACCAAGTTTATAATTCGTCTAATTTGCCGACAccaacacaacacatcaagtGCAAACCTTTAAGAATCATATCATAAATCGGGATTCAGGAAAATGTACGTATCAAATAACtgttgtaaattttcatttacaacaattttttgagcaattttcttgaatatttgaaattccagcaaaatttctattgaaaaagAAGGAATTTGTGAGGCCGCAAATAAGTTTGTACAGGAAAATGGAGGATTATTCTGTATATTGTCATTATCAAGATTATAATATTCCCTTGGATTTGCCACCTTTCGACAAGGGCTCAATTAAAGATGAAACGGTGATTGAGGAAGAAATGACGAACATGAtgtagaaatatttcattattgcCTAATTTCACTCTGAATAATAGTGCAACAATGTATTTCTCATATCGGTCTCTTTTTACACTATGTCAATAGGTTGCTGTGGACAGTATAACAGTTCCTCAGTCTGCACTAAACTTACCAATACGATTCACCAACAGGTACTACAGAAATATGGCAATGATGTATAACCAGAAACTATTAATATGACTTTAATTCCATATGGTGAGAGAAACTGAAAACAAAATCACTGGTCACTAACATTTTAACGTTTTAAGAGTGATCTGGTCCACTGCCTGTCTAAAGTGCTATCATCTATCGTGATATTTTGTTCTTATTTGGATGAAATATATAGTTATTTTTTGATTCACAAGCCCTTTCTAACATTCAAAATACAgttattttacagttttcttttttttcattgaattatTATAATCAAAACTTAGtaaaaacacgtcatgattacACTTACCATGAAAAtgagaattaatttttgggaatCAGAAAAATTATCAGTTAAATAAacctatttttctatatttctctataacaaaaaaaaaaattgaaacagtAAAAACTGATTCAACCAATTTGAAAcaagcaaaaattttttttataaagaatcCATTTCtctagtaaaattaaaaataaaaaactttaaattcttaCCAACCCCATTTGGGAACATACTGTATATGAGGGACATAAAACAAAACCTTTTTCAGTGTGGGGtactatacaaaaaaaaatatttgaagacatatatttaaaaaaatgtaactatAATTTTCTTGAGCCACCCTACAAACATTGGTAATTATAAAATGCGGCTATTGAAACTTATCATTTATCTTGTGTGGTGAATCATCTTACTATTAGTTTAGAtaccaatttgtttaaataggCAAAATTCAGCataattttatgcaaaattaatTAGCACTTTCAAATGTAGGAATAGTTTCAAGATGGTAAAAATATTGGGgataaaagtgaaaattggTAATTATTTTGACGTTAAATAGCCAGTAAACTGTATACTCATTTAGCTTCATAGCTTTTGTCACCAAAATTCAACAACTATGATGTATGAAAGTgagatttcatattttttgcttatatttgaaatttgtgaGTTATTGACAagcttatacaaaaaaataggTCTGCTAATTTAGTGAAGTATCATGCACCATGCTTAAATTTATATAGTGCattgattttatattttttgatctAACAACCCCCCTTTCTGGAAGTTGCAACTTTACTAATAGATGACAGGGGAGACATGAGGTAAAGGCTTCCAGTTGGATTGACAGGATTATTCTACAcaagtaaaattaattgattaaatGGACCGCACGTTTGTGATTAAAAGTTAAAGCTACTACTAACTAACTGATGATCTTGGGGAATGATGCATTAGCCTTTCAAGCTTGCAAAGGATCTATGATCtttagtttaacaaatatcGTTTAATCATTGATTCACCAACCATAGGTTATGATGAagcatgtgaaagatctcccACAAAGGGACAGTTCAAAGACATAATAGCTAAGTGGGGAGTCCTGCGAGTACTGAAAAATTGGGGAACGACGGGATCTTACCCTCTGTTGTAGGACTCCCAATGGTAGTTACTGCACTTGCAGTTGGGCCAAGCAGAGGACAGTATTTAGACCCAGAGGAATTATGGCAGGGGTTTTACACACTCaaagaaagaagaaaagcccataaaaactaattaaataaataaaaaatcaagctTACTGTGGCGACTCCATATTATACCAAAATGAGAAGATTTTGCATGGGGGATGAAGGTAATAAACACCAATAAGTTCAAGGACCAATATGACTGAATGGAACGTCAAAATTGTCAAGTCAACTTATATAGAGTGGTCAAAGTAAACAAATGacctaaaaaaatgtgaatggAACacggttttcaaaaatttagtcCGTCCATTTTGCCATATTGGACACAAATCTATGGCGGACAAATCGAAGGTTGCATTGCGTTGACCGCGGTATCTCGAGAGATAAAATGGCGACACTAATGGCACTAAGACTAATTTTCCAGCAGAATTAGAAGTAGTAAGTGCAATTCCCTTCACCACTTATTGACAGAACTCAaaataaattgacaaaaactgGTTCTGACAGTCACAGTGATGGTGACCATCGactttttggtttattttattttatttttttaaattaacatactaaaaaattaaaatttgcttaaaaatgattgattaagccgttgaaaaataaaacattaaggGTTTATCAAGGTTATGTCAAGATTTCATGTATTATCATTCTTATCAAAATTGTCTTTACATTCCTCGTTCTCAGTGGTTTTAAAAACTCGGATATATCCACATCTGCAAGccaaaattttgctaaaatgggCCTAACTATAGTAGAAAATAAAGCAGACGTTATAAAGACATTAAGTAGTTTAATTGAGCTTGCGGCCAACGATAGTATATCTAGAAGTGGGTCCTTTAATATAGGAGTGTCAGGAGGATCCCTTGTATCCTTTCTTGTTGATGGCCTACCAAAAATCAAGACTGATTTCAGCAAGTGgaggatttttttctgtgatGAAAGACTGGTCCCAGTTGACAATCCTGATTCAACATACGGGGTATATAAAAAACAACTTATTGACACTCAAGCTGTGAATCTCCGAGAAGATCAATTTGTTGTGATCAAGCAGGGTGTCACAGCAGATGAAGCTGCGCAGAGTTATGAAGAAGAGATTAAGAAATATATACCTGGCAGTCCTCCCCAGTTTGACTTGCTTTTACTTGGAATGGGGCCTGATGGGCATACATGTTCATTATTTCCAGgacataaattgttaaaagagaaattgaaaTGGGTTGCCCCAATTGTGGATTCACCAAAACCCCCACCAAGTCGAATAACCCTAACTCTGCCTGTAATAAATCACGCTCATGTGTGTATATTTGCTGTGTCTGGAAAGGAG
Encoded proteins:
- the Pgls gene encoding 6-phosphogluconolactonase; the protein is MGLTIVENKADVIKTLSSLIELAANDSISRSGSFNIGVSGGSLVSFLVDGLPKIKTDFSKWRIFFCDERLVPVDNPDSTYGVYKKQLIDTQAVNLREDQFVVIKQGVTADEAAQSYEEEIKKYIPGSPPQFDLLLLGMGPDGHTCSLFPGHKLLKEKLKWVAPIVDSPKPPPSRITLTLPVINHAHVCIFAVSGKEKAEMIKRIHFEKEELPATQVKPLSGNLHWIVDKDAGSLLN